One Panicum virgatum strain AP13 chromosome 9K, P.virgatum_v5, whole genome shotgun sequence genomic region harbors:
- the LOC120647049 gene encoding bet1-like protein At1g29060 isoform X1 yields MANSSYGSREGLTVRPAASSSSSEISLQIDAINADLDDHILGLRGQVRKLRGVAQEIQSEAKYQNDFISQLQMTLTKAQAGVKNNMRRMNKSIIQNGSNHLVHVVLFALGCFFLVYLVSKFSRR; encoded by the exons ATGGCGAACAGCTCCTACGGCTCGAG GGAAGGGCTGACAGTCAGGCCTGCTGCATCATCAAGCTCCAGCGAGATTTCGCTCCAGATCGACGCTATCAATGCTGATTTGGATGATCATATCCTCGGACTTCGTGGACAAGTCCGCAAGCTAAGAGGA GTTGCTCAGGAGATCCAATCAGAGGCCAAGTATCAAAATGATTTCATATCTCAGCTG CAAATGACTCTGACAAAGGCCCAGGCTGGGGTCAAGAACAACATGAGGCGAATGAACAAGAGCATCATACAGAACGGTTCAAACCATCTTGTTCATGTGGTCCTGTTTGCCCTTGGCTGCTTCTTTCTGGTGTACCTTGTGTCCAAATTCTCCCGGAGATGA
- the LOC120647049 gene encoding bet1-like protein At1g29060 isoform X2, translated as MANSSYGSREGLTVRPAASSSSSEISLQIDAINADLDDHILGLRGQVRKLRGVAQEIQSEAKYQNDFISQLVVLVQPYYVKIPQNSCFSKQKRELEFK; from the exons ATGGCGAACAGCTCCTACGGCTCGAG GGAAGGGCTGACAGTCAGGCCTGCTGCATCATCAAGCTCCAGCGAGATTTCGCTCCAGATCGACGCTATCAATGCTGATTTGGATGATCATATCCTCGGACTTCGTGGACAAGTCCGCAAGCTAAGAGGA GTTGCTCAGGAGATCCAATCAGAGGCCAAGTATCAAAATGATTTCATATCTCAGCTG GTTGTCCTTGTGCAGCCATATTATGTTAAAATTCCACAGAATAGTTGCTTCTCAAAACAAAAGAGGGAACTGGAATT CAAATGA